One genomic window of Nicotiana sylvestris chromosome 10, ASM39365v2, whole genome shotgun sequence includes the following:
- the LOC104247279 gene encoding E3 ubiquitin-protein ligase At1g12760-like isoform X1, protein MFSASSSNSPLLRSNENDESFHLRSPRRHSLREAIRVFQRASNRSGLMMREPSDQQVNDRQSNWAYSKPVVIIDLLWNFAYIIVACFVLFFSREEDPEMPLRIWIVGYSLLCVLHIVCVFLEYRRRGYGQSDEASFGSSAEGSSGSSGYVTLAELTPERSSNMAKYMDSANTMLSFLWWIIGFYWVCIGGQRMVQKSPQLYWLCIVFLAFDVFFVVFLITLACAVGLGICCCLPCIIAVLYAVADQKGADKEDIEQLSKYIFRQNGCSDNRTGEIQGTFAGFMTQCGTDTPIEHSLSTDDAACSICLSTYDDGEELRELPCGHHFHCACIDKWLYMSATCPLCKRSIVGASCCSEEV, encoded by the exons ATGTTTTCAGCCAGTTCATCAAATTCACCATTACTAAGATCCAACGAAAACGATGAGTCCTTTCACCTGCGATCACCTCGTCGACATAGCCTTCGAGAAGCAATTCGGGTATTCCAAAGAGCCAGCAACAGAAGTGGGTTAATGATGCGTGAGCCATCTGATCAGCAAGTCAATGATAGGCAAAGTAATTGGGCTTACTCTAAGCCCGTTGTGATTATTGACCTCCTATGGAACTTTGCATACATCATTGTTGCGTGTTTTGTCTTATTCTTCAGTAGAGAAGAGGACCCAGAAATGCCTTTGAGGATTTGGATTGTTGGCTACTCTTTGCTTTGCGTGCTTCATATTGTGTGTGTCTTTTTGGAGTATCGGAGAAGAGGATATGGGCAATCCGATGAGGCGTCGTTTGGGAGCTCTGCTGAGGGTTCGAGTGGGTCTAGTGGTTATGTTACTTTGGCTGAATTAACCCCCGAAAGATCAAG TAATATGGCGAAGTATATGGATTCTGCAAATACAATGTTATCATTCCTCTGGTGGATCATTGGATTTTATTGGGTATGTATTGGTGGGCAACGGATGGTACAAAAATCCCCTCAATTATACTG GCTCTGCATTGTTTTCTTGGCTTTTGATGTATTCTTTGTGGTCTTCTTAATTACGTTGGCGTGTGCTGTTGGTCTCGGAATCTGCTGTTGTCTTCCATGTATTATTGCTGTTCTATATGCTGTAGCTGATCAG AAAGGAGCTGACAAAGAAGATATTGAACAACTGTCAAAGTACATTTTTCGACAAAATGGCTGTAGTGATAATCGGACTGGTGAAATCCAAGGGACATTTGCTGGATTCATGACCCAGTGTGGGACAGATACACCCATAGAGCACTCACTTTCCACAGACGATGCT GCATGTTCCATATGTCTCTCTACTTATGATGATGGAGAAGAACTCCGAGAACTTCCCTGTGGTCACCATTTTCACTGTGCTTGTATTGACAAATGGCTATATATGAGTGCAACCTGTCCCCTTTGCAAGCGCAGCATCGTTGGGGCTAGCTGTTGCAGTGAAGAAGTGTAG
- the LOC104247279 gene encoding E3 ubiquitin-protein ligase At1g12760-like isoform X3 has product MFSASSSNSPLLRSNENDESFHLRSPRRHSLREAIRVFQRASNRSGLMMREPSDQQVNDRQSNWAYSKPVVIIDLLWNFAYIIVACFVLFFSREEDPEMPLRIWIVGYSLLCVLHIVCVFLEYRRRGYGQSDEASFGSSAEGSSGSSGYVTLAELTPERSRFYSNMAKYMDSANTMLSFLWWIIGFYWVCIGGQRMVQKSPQLYWLCIVFLAFDVFFVVFLITLACAVGLGICCCLPCIIAVLYAVADQKGADKEDIEQLSKYIFRQNGCSDNRTGEIQGTFAGFMTQCGTDTPIEHSLSTDDAACSICLSTYDDGEELRELPCGHHFHCACIDKWLYMSATCPLCKRSIVGASCCSEEV; this is encoded by the exons ATGTTTTCAGCCAGTTCATCAAATTCACCATTACTAAGATCCAACGAAAACGATGAGTCCTTTCACCTGCGATCACCTCGTCGACATAGCCTTCGAGAAGCAATTCGGGTATTCCAAAGAGCCAGCAACAGAAGTGGGTTAATGATGCGTGAGCCATCTGATCAGCAAGTCAATGATAGGCAAAGTAATTGGGCTTACTCTAAGCCCGTTGTGATTATTGACCTCCTATGGAACTTTGCATACATCATTGTTGCGTGTTTTGTCTTATTCTTCAGTAGAGAAGAGGACCCAGAAATGCCTTTGAGGATTTGGATTGTTGGCTACTCTTTGCTTTGCGTGCTTCATATTGTGTGTGTCTTTTTGGAGTATCGGAGAAGAGGATATGGGCAATCCGATGAGGCGTCGTTTGGGAGCTCTGCTGAGGGTTCGAGTGGGTCTAGTGGTTATGTTACTTTGGCTGAATTAACCCCCGAAAGATCAAG ATTTTACAGTAATATGGCGAAGTATATGGATTCTGCAAATACAATGTTATCATTCCTCTGGTGGATCATTGGATTTTATTGGGTATGTATTGGTGGGCAACGGATGGTACAAAAATCCCCTCAATTATACTG GCTCTGCATTGTTTTCTTGGCTTTTGATGTATTCTTTGTGGTCTTCTTAATTACGTTGGCGTGTGCTGTTGGTCTCGGAATCTGCTGTTGTCTTCCATGTATTATTGCTGTTCTATATGCTGTAGCTGATCAG AAAGGAGCTGACAAAGAAGATATTGAACAACTGTCAAAGTACATTTTTCGACAAAATGGCTGTAGTGATAATCGGACTGGTGAAATCCAAGGGACATTTGCTGGATTCATGACCCAGTGTGGGACAGATACACCCATAGAGCACTCACTTTCCACAGACGATGCT GCATGTTCCATATGTCTCTCTACTTATGATGATGGAGAAGAACTCCGAGAACTTCCCTGTGGTCACCATTTTCACTGTGCTTGTATTGACAAATGGCTATATATGAGTGCAACCTGTCCCCTTTGCAAGCGCAGCATCGTTGGGGCTAGCTGTTGCAGTGAAGAAGTGTAG
- the LOC104247279 gene encoding E3 ubiquitin-protein ligase At1g12760-like isoform X2, with protein MFSASSSNSPLLRSNENDESFHLRSPRRHSLREAIRVFQRASNRSGLMMREPSDQQVNDRQSNWAYSKPVVIIDLLWNFAYIIVACFVLFFSREEDPEMPLRIWIVGYSLLCVLHIVCVFLEYRRRGYGQSDEASFGSSAEGSSGSSGYVTLAELTPERSRLCIVFLAFDVFFVVFLITLACAVGLGICCCLPCIIAVLYAVADQKGADKEDIEQLSKYIFRQNGCSDNRTGEIQGTFAGFMTQCGTDTPIEHSLSTDDAACSICLSTYDDGEELRELPCGHHFHCACIDKWLYMSATCPLCKRSIVGASCCSEEV; from the exons ATGTTTTCAGCCAGTTCATCAAATTCACCATTACTAAGATCCAACGAAAACGATGAGTCCTTTCACCTGCGATCACCTCGTCGACATAGCCTTCGAGAAGCAATTCGGGTATTCCAAAGAGCCAGCAACAGAAGTGGGTTAATGATGCGTGAGCCATCTGATCAGCAAGTCAATGATAGGCAAAGTAATTGGGCTTACTCTAAGCCCGTTGTGATTATTGACCTCCTATGGAACTTTGCATACATCATTGTTGCGTGTTTTGTCTTATTCTTCAGTAGAGAAGAGGACCCAGAAATGCCTTTGAGGATTTGGATTGTTGGCTACTCTTTGCTTTGCGTGCTTCATATTGTGTGTGTCTTTTTGGAGTATCGGAGAAGAGGATATGGGCAATCCGATGAGGCGTCGTTTGGGAGCTCTGCTGAGGGTTCGAGTGGGTCTAGTGGTTATGTTACTTTGGCTGAATTAACCCCCGAAAGATCAAG GCTCTGCATTGTTTTCTTGGCTTTTGATGTATTCTTTGTGGTCTTCTTAATTACGTTGGCGTGTGCTGTTGGTCTCGGAATCTGCTGTTGTCTTCCATGTATTATTGCTGTTCTATATGCTGTAGCTGATCAG AAAGGAGCTGACAAAGAAGATATTGAACAACTGTCAAAGTACATTTTTCGACAAAATGGCTGTAGTGATAATCGGACTGGTGAAATCCAAGGGACATTTGCTGGATTCATGACCCAGTGTGGGACAGATACACCCATAGAGCACTCACTTTCCACAGACGATGCT GCATGTTCCATATGTCTCTCTACTTATGATGATGGAGAAGAACTCCGAGAACTTCCCTGTGGTCACCATTTTCACTGTGCTTGTATTGACAAATGGCTATATATGAGTGCAACCTGTCCCCTTTGCAAGCGCAGCATCGTTGGGGCTAGCTGTTGCAGTGAAGAAGTGTAG